The genomic region tctgacttactataaatagtaagtatggcaAACGGAGTCCAAATTATTCTCTTCGGTGAGGACCTTTCACTGTTCACCGTGTCGctggagaagatagttttatcttggTTTATCGTGATGGTACACCATTTGCACTGCCCTATAATGGCTAgcatttgaagcattactttgaatgAAAGTTCGAGGTAACTTCTTGTAAATAATGTCCATGTTTGGATCTTTTCctttttgtcttttgtgtttttgattgtttgtttttgcgttgattttgttggttgaaaattttgtacacttggggaaatatacaaaattgtggtttcaaccacagtgtgtaagtatgatactctcctaattaagggaagactccccctatctatctaatactaaaactaaaataggatggaacaacagtctttcttcttttttcaagaaagccaatatccttttctctccacagaaaagtgatagcaatttaacgtaaaacaacagtaacaacttttgaaatgaaatgagagaaaggaaatgaagtttcctgaaagcacttctatcacttccttcgggacgagacaacaatatcaagctcaaagtcttgaatatgtgaagtcctatctacccttttctatgctaatgatatcaagaacaaattatagcagcacaaagtctgaaatatcTGATTCCCTTCTACACAAGACAACAAGAACTAGtatgagctcaaagactcacaactatttcttaTCACAAAATCTTTTTCTAATCTCTTTCAAgaacaagtgtaagcacaaagtcttacagctCTTTCTAGAAGAATGTTTactctaatttatattaacctccaatacttgcaacacaaagactataaatcaaattcgattaagttctctaagaaacacttgcaagaaagataacatgtaacacaaactcaagaatgtagcacaaagactcaaaacttgagcaatcttcttctattcctttcaattcttcaatttacacataaaagctcaaagactcctTTGCTGCaattttggcagagtttttgcttgctttctaaaagataaaaattacaatagatcccctcaagtatttataggagaggagtcctgagaaaaaggtgggaggatcctaactaacttgaaaaattctctcaaccaccaagacttattcaataactaactatgacttattcaaagttacaagttctattctaaattgacttgtaacttgtcctcttgtaattacaaaagtgctagtaatgacttgacttgcaatttacaaaatgtttttacaagtaagcatgtcaaaagagaaactacaactaagagattacaattctgaaaaatgcaactaagtgttgaaaaacacttaggttgcagcatgtgaagacatgaatcctttgaacttttggatgatcatttgtagCTCATCAAGATTCGGTTCATGGGTATTCTTTGCCACGATCATGGTTTTCACAATAACATCGCTGCaacgaaggattgtggcattattcttctcaaaggaagactgaatttcctgcaagaagatttgataggCAACCAAAACTTGAATAGATGCAACTAAAAATGGTTCACTCTTCcactcatgatgaatcttcaactgtagATCTGAGAGAACCCTTTCTTCTGATAATAACTCCCCATTGTGATCAATGATATTGCAAGAAGCTTTCTCACAACGAGAAACAATATCCTAAAATACTTCCAATCACAGTCTCATGCtatcatcaatgtcttcaacaagtgacttgagaacaagggctttgttctccaagagATCCTGGTATTCTAGATACGCAACCCTTGAAGGAATAACCTGATGTACTAGAAGAACACTCAATTTTTGTTGAGGGATTTTGAGCCAAGTTACCAAGCTATCTTCCACCTTTTCCAAGTTTTGTTTGAAAGCATCagaaacttggttcaattgttcttcgATGGTCTTCAATTTGACCATGATTTGGGAAACCTCCCTCAAAACTTGTGCACATAAATCATGAAGCTGATCTACCCAAGATTCCAATGCTTTtaccttttgagcagctctctcaactccttgaattgattcttgtgaactggaagaacttgaaggattactcccttcaccatCAGGTTTTGTGATCCTTTaaacagctgcaacaagttgcctattctctTCTTCTAACTTGTCTTTCTTCGCTAGAAGCTCATCATACCGCTGTATTAGTGAAGCTACAGAATGTTGGGCATCATGCTTGACCACTTCATGTATTTGTttacccaactctatccttgtGACCTTGTAATCAGCAACTTGCATCTCCTCATGTGGCTTGTCTACaagaggttcaacaatttcagccaccttcatcttGTTACTGTCAACTGTCACCCTTGAGATTGTCTTAgctcttttagcaaccttgggtctTGATTGCCTAAGCTGCTGATAATCAAAGACATCGGGAGAAATTTCCTGCTTCTTTCTCTTGggagtgaaagaactaagccatggaggtaaagccattagtTTTCCTTCAGTAACAACTAAAAGTagaggagaagcagtttctgtttgaatagaCGTGGTCATCCTGGGGGAAGTATCTGTCTGGATAGCAACCATGACTTGCTCAGTAACCAAAGGACATGAGGATTGTCTCATAAACTCCTGAAAGccggaagtagaggtatcaatctctgacaaatgaATACATACAGGAGTATCCTCGAAGATTTCtagcaaactctcttgttgataatcaagaggtggctcaactaCTGAAATGGGGATGGCGTCCTGAGGAGATTCATCCACTACTGTAGAAATATCATGAATAATGGAGGAAGCATCCACATCTGTGTCAGGAGGAGATAAAGGTAACTCCATGGGAACtgaggagggaatctcatgaggtgactccgaagctagtgacttaggagcatcatctgaaTGTTGTTCTTCTTTTGAAttttcaggatcaatcacatgaatgtgaagttgggatttctccttcccacgaactATCGCCTCCTTAGGAGGAAGCACCATTTCCCGACTAAcccgcaacttgatccttgtgcccaaagatgatgcaccttccttgttttCTATCTGGGTCTCAGACTTATGCCCGAGGGgtcccgtagaatcatcttcttttccaaccttggtCTTGATGAgcctaacaccattacctttgagccaagtgttggtgttagctagtatgggctgaaatctctcaagaatggaaggACATTCTTTGTGTGACCACgggattaaaggaagtggggcttcatCAACTCTTCGTGAGACGTACTCTGgatcaagcacattcccatcatcaatcatctcTTGCGGAATGTCCACCAGGTTCAAATCAATAACCCGCTCAAgggtgagcctgcagtaatccatcttaaGAACCTCCTTTTTTGTACGGAGATTCACCCAGATATCTTCTATGtgatgcacatgtatgaaggactTTTTGATTCTCTCCTCCATACCTCGGTAGTCAAAATCTGCCCTTGACTTAAACCTTTTAAGTTTTATCTCCTGCATCTCgatctccatagctttggctttggtgGATGTGATGAGGGAGTACcggccaatcttcaatgggttagttgtagaaatccccattccaaccttatgcttgacagattgatgtgcatgaaccgccatgatctgtcttcccaactccataagaataatcttattaGTTGAgaatctagggagcatgtatggctgcccattgtaacatccaactctcatgtaagtgaaagtcGGGAATCGAAGGAACAAGCAACCatattcattcactctttcccatgcctcatctgatactcttctattttttagagtcttgtcaaattgacacatgAAATAACCAAATAATGCATCCTGAACCCTCCTGAAATGTAATCTGCTAGGTCTCAAGGGcagctgatcatagtactcccacacAGGTGTAGCgagtgatcacccttggtagaaagaccagggtagtgtctaagtgatgctgctagatACACCAAGTATGAGTTCATATAAAATGTCATGGtagtagggactgctgcaagttgttcacacaaagcgtcACTGATAATTTATCCCCATGAGatgtgatgggactgccttatgaacatgatgaactgatacatccagggctcaaaaacattagaatgctcTAGTCCCAACATCTTGCTGAGAAGAGTAATGATGTttccaatttcccacttgaagtcacaatggtacaacttagcccaccttgtgaaAGCGGCTCATGGCTCATGGATCCACTTGTTAATGTGGTGTTTGCAATCGTTCTCTCTCTTGACATAGTATTCAACTGCACTATCTTTTGAAATCTCCATATACACAGGTGCTGATGGTATTCTGAAAACTTTCTCAATAGTatctgcatcaaggcggattattgcctccccatcatcatttctaatggttcttgtctccttgtcaaaatggtgagcacaagcaagaacaaattcaggttctagggtagCCACCcgaaaagaagatgcatgatgaatgtggctgtccaacaaccgctaCATATTACTATCTTGCAGATCCTCCACCCTTTTGATGAAATccgacatgtcaacatgccctatttccgtatccttgatatgatccaaaggagaggaaacttgtgaaggggaaacttcattctggtacttattgaatttatatttcatcttctttggaacggAAGATgatggcaaatctgacattgaagaacgACTTGGTatgctgcgatgaagacttaaaagtgtcaaagcaacatcaagatcagctgcaactaacatcttctcttcttcaaatgggaaaaattctaacccttgcacttcacaactttgtgcgacaaagatgggaaataaataaggatgtttgaaacttggcttttgaccaatttcggatcttggggaatgttttacaagtatacaagtggggaagaacAAATGTGCAATCGAACTtttgaaacccgaatgcaagtatatttgtaaaaaggaaaatgaagaagtgggtgaaaaatgagattttgacatgtgggAAATGGTGGGAAAGGTATGTACGGATAAAGGCCATGAATAtgaatgaaaatggaaagattttgggaaAATCACTTTCAAgtaaatgggaagaactttcagcTTGTAATCCGGTTTTAAAAACCCCATTTTGAAAGAATGAGTATTTTCCAACTTAAAAActtggaatttcaccaaaagatgattaaaatcatagttttaaaactctcggactcgcctcggacttgccacggactcgcgagtcctttgGCGCCGTGAGTCGACTCGCCTAGGACTCGCGAGGCTAGTCCAGGCGAGTCTgagcgaaagactcgcgagtctttcgcaaaGACTCGTGCGAGTCTTTCgctcggactcgcgagtctttcacagGGCCTCGCAGGCCCAGAAAAACGCGCCCGTGAGGGTTAAAAACgagttttgtttaaattttttgacttcattttggtttttttttggctggagcaggttagaagggtttggaggagtagagggaagaaggaaaaatcagcaagagagatctaggtaaggatttttctctttctttttttttttcatttgaatcatttcattgttttgaaactgaaaaaaatcttgaaaaacaaggggatatgttgccaaatttttttctattttctttcctaagttatttcctcctttttttttcttgtttttgaatgctatttttcccaaatgattcattgtcattttttttgttgattttccataaaaccctgctgatttttttttttcattttaaatcagcaatggcaagttcaactccaagggcaaccccaaggttaggaagacaaagagataaagcttggaaatatgggattgcaggaagcaaaaagggggaggtcacttgcaccgaatgcacaaaatggatgactggtggaatcaatagattaaaataccaccttgcacaaatacctggatatggtgtggaggcatgccccaaatcaactcctgaaattattagagagatgaaggccattcttgctgagaatgatatgcataaggaagaaaggcaaaaaacaagagaagccatggcagctgcaatgaatcccacattgtccacttcgggtcccattggtcacagtcggggtcgtcagtcactttcatcttttggtgacaatgagggtgaggctagtggcacttctgttagatcagaccctaatttttttgtaccacgcaatgttccaggtgcacaaccttcacttgaaggtacaggatggaatagagagaagcatgaacaagcacggatagcagcttcaaacttttggttttacaataatctatctttcaatgcagcaaacaatgtgtattgggaaagttttgttaatgcatgtacagtggcgggtaaggggtttaaggccccaacaggtcatgacttcagtgggccattgctagagaacGCTGTGAAAAATACAGaaggtgtggttgatgatcagaaaaggtattggaagagaaaaggatgcagcattttatctgatggatggacagatggatagaataggactcttctcaacttcttggtggcttcaaatggtgcaatggtattcataaagtctgttgatgcctcaaatgaaataaaaaatgcagagactttgtgtaatctgttggatggtgtggttcgagaagttggagttgagaatgttgtccaaattatcacggacaacgcagctgcatatgtatctgcaggtagaatgcttatgcagaggcatccttcgattacatggagtccttgtgctgcacattgcttggacttggtgctagaggacattgggaagattggatgggtgaagaaggtggttaaaaatgcaaaaagtgtcaccaaattcatctacaaccatacttgggtgcttgctttgatgagaaaacacacaaatggcaaggaccttgtgcgacctggagtgacacgatttgctagccacttcatcactttgcagagcattcttagtgccattcctcatcttaagcagatgtttgtgtcagatgcttggttggggtctgcatactccaaaagacctgaagcagagaagattgtgaccattgtttttgatgaagggttcaataaaagtggagaggagttgactgcggtaagtaacaaacacaaaagtaaagtttatacaatcttgtctatttgctgattttattttttaggggttgattttgtactaatttaaaatttgttttaatgtttttaggtgacagaacctttggtgagggttcttcgtatggtggatggagagggcatgccaatgggtttcatttatgaggccatggatagggccaaagaggccatttcacattactatcgtggaaatgcaagaaaatgtgaaatcttttggcgcatcattgatcgtaggtggacaaaccaactccaccaaccgatacatgcctttgcctactttttgaacccgaaattctacttctctgattcatttagggctgatgaggaggtcatgacaggtgttattacatgcattgataagatgacacctgatcctgagttgagagacaaggttcttgatgagttggaggtgagatttgacatttgcaattgctctatctttatttatgaattcggaaatgttcattattgaatttgagtttgacactttgactatctagtatctatttctgaatttggaaatgttcattccattgttcaagatctacaaaagtgcagaggggagactcttctcatcacaactagcaattgataggagaggaaaacaacaaccaggtaaaacATTTAGAAACTTAGTtcaatagtgcaagaaaaaacctacaaacttgattgttacatttttttctcaattctaatatttctaaatgttttttgtagatttatggtgggagaattatggtgccggcacgcctaatcttcaaaagatagctatccgtgttttgtctcagccatgcagtgcttctgggtgtgaacgaaattggagtgtctttgaaagcattcacacaaagaagagaaatagattgtcacaaaagcggctcaatgatctagtatttgttcggtacaaccttcgccttcgagttagacaggtggagggtgtttcacatgaggccattgacttggatgaaattgatccatatggtgattggaccatgaatgaacaaaatgatggtgatgatgtcctccttaccgaagaagaaattgcagaaatagagagaggagcagcacaagatgcaaaaggagcaagattggatgaagatgaggacgaagatgaggatgatgatgaggactatgactttgaagaagaatcatctcaccatttagataccacaacacccactgctactacttctagctcaaggcctgaaaaattgagctatattaggaaaaatacaaagaggaggatgtagtcttctctttggtttgttcattcacattgctgtttttcacatttgcagttggacttggacatatcattatatgtaattttgtgaacatttatatacttatgctgccattatagtattatacattttagagttgaaagttgaaacttgaatatgctgccatgaatgatgaaatttcaaatattgcgtgtttgtactttgtatatcatatgacatgtgtaatgtttcaattatggcacttatgttctctaaatgcattaatttctttatggttttttgtaaaactacggtttttttttttgccgagtctttgccgagtctttcgcgagtctttcacgagtccgagtccgagtccaaaattttggtttgccgagtccgaggcgagtccgagattttcaactatgaTTAAAATATTCCAACCATAGGGGAAGATCAATCATTttcatcttacttgcaatcgggatttaaaatctcgAATGCAAGTAAAGCgggaaaatggggaaagacaattcaattcacaaattgctttacTAAGgagaaaatctctctcacaaaaccgattttaagcaaaaactaacatatatacatatttacaaacAGAAAGATCAAACAAGGAAAGaaagcaaacaaaaagaaaaaaagaaaacaaaaccaaaagaaaaccttACCTTGCTTAACCAAGAtgcctcttcaagagatggaagaaTCTTTGAAAAGAAGAATCGATCccttaaatagaaaataaaaccaaaacccttgccacgtttttgcAAACCCAGATTTGAAGTATAAACAGCAAAAATGGCTACCAAAATGGAGGAAGAATAGGTCAAATCTTCATGGATATCCCATGTAGGAGAAGCACAAACCAAAACGCCTAAATGTTGAGTGAAAACGTGGCACTTCAAAAACGGTTTGAAGAGGAAAAAACGCAGTCAAAAAAGCATGAAATGACCACCAAACAAGAAGCAACGTGTTCCCAAGATCATGAAATCCGCCTACAAATTAAAATGCCTCCTTATCCCACGAATTCCTCCACAAAAATCGGGTAGAAATTGTGGCAAAATCGATTTAGGAGAGGAAACTATGCTGGTCGGGTTCTTAGCAAGAAGCAACAAGTTTAAAAATGCCTTCAATAACATGcaatcgggttttagaaaccctTTTACAAGTTTAAAATGCCTTCAATTTCATTCCTTAGGTAAATCGGGTTTGTGAGAGAAATTAACAAGTCAAAATAACTTGtaaggggaaaataaaatcccctttacaagttttaatagCTTAACTCaaaaaagaacttgtaatgggAAAATAAAATTCCCTTTACATGTGACtagaaaaacaataaaacatgtaatagggaaataaaatccctattacactTAAAAAGTAACTTTAAAACttgtaataaagaaataaaatccctattacatgctaAAATCACTTAAATAGGAACTTTTAAAAAGAATTATAGGTTTTTTTTAATTCATAATTTTAAATTAACTTGTAATATGTCCAAAAAGTTCCTATAATGatttaaaaagccaaaaagcacttgtaattaactaaaaatttccctacaaagactataacaaaggaaaacataaaacttgtaacttaaggaaaatttcccacctgcaattagggagaaaaaacccgttgtagacacctaaaaatggtcaacgcttgcggagtcatgctttaacatttacgcattgcctcattttaggtttttgcgtcgcattaacatttctcctatgattcacacttgatcttattatttgcgagcatcgagtcattcttctacattcttcaatcatttcgTTCTCAAATTCGGTCTTGTTGACAACTTTCAATCACGATTTTGGTTAAAATTATCCTGTCGTATCAAtatgcgtgcttatttgtcatcattttggacatcgtcaatcctaattagggttttgtcctattttcaatcttgtcatctattttgtcatcaatccttatccttttgtcaattttgtcatcttgcgatcaatttatcatcgatcgttgtcgttttcttaattatgtcaatttggaatgattagtcattgttcctcgtcaattggcgcatttctcaatcaaatcattttatcacattagtcatttattaattcaaaatcatgatcaaatcaaatcaacattaattatcttttgtcaagacctaattgtcttccttgcatttcttctaaggttttatgatttattcatttaacctattttgtcatttcttcctctaggttaaataatttatttatttatcctaagtcttcttatcacaattaaacatgcatttaattggctaattattcctctttttgtgaattaattaataaatgataaatttttaattaatttacctaattttctaatttttcatcatttctaattcctaatttccacctattttctaat from Cryptomeria japonica chromosome 3, Sugi_1.0, whole genome shotgun sequence harbors:
- the LOC131874626 gene encoding uncharacterized protein LOC131874626 produces the protein MVFIKSVDASNEIKNAETLCNLLDGVVREVGVENVVQIITDNAAAYVSAGRMLMQRHPSITWSPCAAHCLDLVLEDIGKIGWVKKVVKNAKSVTKFIYNHTWVLALMRKHTNGKDLVRPGVTRFASHFITLQSILSAIPHLKQMFVSDAWLGSAYSKRPEAEKIVTIVFDEGFNKSGEELTAVTEPLVRVLRMVDGEGMPMGFIYEAMDRAKEAISHYYRGNARKCEIFWRIIDRRWTNQLHQPIHAFAYFLNPKFYFSDSFRADEEVMTGVITCIDKMTPDPELRDKVLDELEIYKSAEGRLFSSQLAIDRRGKQQPDLWWENYGAGTPNLQKIAIRVLSQPCSASGCERNWSVFESIHTKKRNRLSQKRLNDLVFVRYNLRLRVRQVEGVSHEAIDLDEIDPYGDWTMNEQNDGDDVLLTEEEIAEIERGAAQDAKGARLDEDEDEDEDDDEDYDFEEESSHHLDTTTPTATTSSSRPEKLSYIRKNTKRRM